The proteins below are encoded in one region of Flavobacterium sp. IMCC34852:
- the ettA gene encoding energy-dependent translational throttle protein EttA has translation MSDDKKVIFSMQRLSKSYQGSDKQVLKNIYLSFFYGAKIGILGLNGSGKSSLLKIIAGVDKNYQGDVVFQPGYTVGYLEQEPILDDTKTVIEVVREGVAETMAILDEFNKINDMFGLPEVYEDADKMQKLMDRQADLQDKIDAAGAWEIDNKLEVAMDALRTPEGDTPIKHLSGGEKRRVALCRLLLQQPDVLLLDEPTNHLDAESVLWLEQHLAQYAGTVIAVTHDRYFLDNVAGWILELDRGEGIPWKGNYSSWLDQKSKRMEQEEKVASKRRKTLERELDWVRQGAKGRQTKQKARLQNYDKLLNEDQKELDEKLEIYIPNGPRLGTNVIEAKGVAKAFGDKLLYDNLNFTLPQAGIVGIIGPNGAGKSTIFKMIMGEEKPDAGEFTIGDTVKIAYVDQSHSNIDPNKSIWENFCDGQELIMMGGRQVNSRAYLSRFNFGGSDQNKKVASLSGGERNRLHLAMTLKEEGNVLLLDEPTNDLDINTLRALEEGLENFAGCAVVISHDRWFLDRICTHILAFEGNSEVYYFEGGFSEYEENKKKRLGVDVTPKRIKYRKLIRN, from the coding sequence ATGTCAGATGATAAGAAAGTGATTTTCTCCATGCAACGCTTGAGTAAATCATATCAAGGAAGTGATAAACAAGTATTGAAAAATATCTATTTGAGTTTCTTCTACGGAGCCAAAATCGGAATCCTCGGTTTAAACGGTTCGGGTAAATCTTCGTTATTGAAAATTATTGCCGGAGTTGATAAAAACTACCAAGGTGATGTGGTTTTTCAACCGGGTTACACCGTTGGTTATTTGGAACAAGAACCCATCTTAGATGATACGAAAACAGTAATTGAAGTCGTTCGCGAAGGAGTTGCCGAAACTATGGCAATTCTTGATGAATTCAATAAAATCAATGATATGTTTGGTTTGCCGGAAGTCTATGAAGATGCCGATAAGATGCAAAAACTAATGGACAGACAAGCCGATTTGCAAGACAAAATTGATGCTGCCGGCGCTTGGGAAATTGACAACAAGCTTGAAGTAGCCATGGATGCTTTAAGAACTCCGGAAGGCGATACGCCAATCAAACATTTATCCGGTGGTGAAAAACGCCGTGTGGCTTTATGTCGTTTGTTATTGCAACAACCGGATGTATTGTTATTGGATGAGCCAACCAACCACTTAGACGCTGAAAGTGTTCTTTGGTTAGAGCAACATTTAGCTCAATATGCCGGAACGGTAATTGCGGTAACGCACGACCGTTATTTCTTAGATAACGTAGCAGGATGGATTTTGGAATTAGATAGAGGCGAAGGTATTCCTTGGAAAGGCAATTATTCTTCTTGGTTAGACCAAAAATCAAAACGCATGGAGCAAGAAGAAAAAGTGGCTTCCAAACGAAGAAAAACTTTAGAACGAGAATTGGATTGGGTTCGTCAAGGAGCCAAAGGTCGACAAACGAAACAAAAAGCGCGTTTGCAGAACTATGACAAACTCTTAAACGAAGACCAAAAGGAGCTCGACGAGAAATTAGAAATTTACATTCCGAATGGCCCGAGATTAGGAACTAATGTAATCGAAGCCAAAGGTGTTGCCAAAGCTTTCGGAGACAAATTACTATACGATAACTTAAACTTTACTTTACCTCAAGCCGGAATAGTTGGGATTATCGGTCCGAATGGTGCGGGAAAATCGACTATTTTCAAAATGATTATGGGTGAAGAAAAACCCGATGCCGGAGAATTTACCATTGGTGATACTGTGAAGATTGCCTATGTAGATCAATCCCATTCCAATATCGACCCGAATAAATCTATTTGGGAAAATTTCTGTGACGGACAAGAGTTGATCATGATGGGCGGAAGACAAGTGAATTCGAGAGCTTATTTGTCTCGCTTTAATTTCGGTGGCAGCGATCAAAATAAAAAAGTTGCCTCATTGTCGGGTGGTGAACGCAACCGTTTGCATCTGGCCATGACTTTAAAAGAAGAAGGAAACGTATTGTTACTCGATGAGCCGACCAATGATTTAGATATTAATACACTTCGTGCTTTAGAAGAAGGTTTAGAAAACTTTGCCGGCTGTGCTGTAGTAATCAGTCACGACAGATGGTTCTTAGACAGAATTTGTACACATATCCTGGCTTTTGAAGGCAACTCTGAGGTGTATTATTTTGAAGGCGGCTTCTCTGAATATGAAGAAAACAAAAAGAAACGTTTAGGAGTTGATGTTACACCGAAACGAATTAAATATAGAAAGTTGATTAGAAATTAA
- the hutI gene encoding imidazolonepropionase — translation MQTLIINIKELLQVRETHVDKVSGNEMAVLPSIKNAFLLIEDDTIAAFGSMNDCPKINADKTIEADGKIVLPSWCDSHTHIVYAGNREQEFVDRINGLTYEEIANRGGGILNSAKKLNETSEDDIYNQSKKRLEEVIQQGTGAVEIKSGYGLTVEGELKMLRVIKKLAQNYPIAIKATFLGAHAFPLEYKENHSAYIDLIINEMLPKIAEEKLADYIDAFLETGYFSVEETERIMEAGKQYGLRSKIHVNQFTAINGIAACVKHNALSVDHLEIVTDEDIEALKNSETIAVALPSCSYFISIPYTPARKMLNAGLPLALASDFNPGTTPSGNMNFVVATACIKMKMTPEEAINAATINGAYAMGLSATHGSITIGKKANLIITKPLNSFYELPYAFGSNLIEQVLLNGKVIS, via the coding sequence ATGCAAACATTAATCATCAATATTAAAGAATTGTTGCAAGTCAGAGAAACTCACGTTGACAAAGTTTCGGGCAACGAAATGGCAGTTTTGCCGTCGATAAAAAACGCCTTCCTTTTAATAGAAGATGATACGATTGCAGCTTTTGGTTCGATGAATGATTGTCCGAAAATCAATGCTGACAAAACCATTGAGGCGGACGGAAAAATAGTTTTGCCAAGTTGGTGCGACAGTCACACTCACATTGTTTATGCCGGCAATCGCGAACAAGAATTTGTAGATCGAATTAATGGCCTGACTTATGAAGAAATTGCCAATCGCGGCGGCGGGATTTTAAACTCGGCCAAAAAACTCAACGAAACTTCTGAAGATGACATTTATAACCAATCCAAAAAACGTTTGGAAGAAGTCATCCAACAAGGCACCGGAGCTGTCGAAATCAAATCGGGTTACGGTTTGACGGTGGAAGGCGAATTGAAAATGCTGCGTGTGATTAAAAAATTAGCCCAAAATTATCCTATTGCCATCAAAGCTACTTTCCTTGGAGCGCATGCATTTCCTTTGGAATATAAAGAAAACCACTCGGCTTATATCGATTTAATTATCAACGAAATGTTACCCAAAATTGCTGAAGAAAAGCTGGCCGATTATATCGATGCTTTTTTAGAAACCGGTTATTTCTCCGTAGAAGAAACCGAGCGTATCATGGAAGCCGGAAAACAATACGGTTTGCGTTCCAAAATACATGTGAATCAATTCACCGCCATCAATGGCATTGCCGCTTGCGTGAAGCATAACGCACTTTCGGTAGACCATCTTGAAATTGTAACCGATGAAGATATAGAAGCTTTAAAAAACAGCGAAACGATTGCCGTTGCTTTACCGAGTTGTTCCTATTTCATCAGCATTCCCTACACTCCGGCGAGAAAAATGTTGAATGCAGGTTTGCCATTGGCCCTAGCTTCCGATTTTAATCCAGGAACGACGCCTTCAGGCAATATGAATTTTGTGGTAGCTACGGCTTGTATCAAAATGAAAATGACACCCGAAGAAGCGATAAATGCAGCCACTATCAATGGTGCTTACGCCATGGGATTGTCAGCGACTCACGGAAGTATCACTATCGGTAAAAAAGCCAATCTTATTATTACTAAACCGCTCAATTCCTTTTATGAATTGCCCTATGCCTTCGGCAGTAATTTAATCGAACAAGTACTGCTCAACGGAAAAGTGATTTCATAA
- the corA gene encoding magnesium/cobalt transporter CorA, whose product MRKIKYKKERKVQPTFLDYTGIHKQIKTEMQMFVYDVNNLTEYQEFKVDDLDKCFDTTQSNWLNVHGLNDVEVIKSIGEYLKVDNFILGDILNTTKRTKLDEYRDVLFFNIKSLLPIENSDNISVEQISFLLKNGILVSFQEKRGDHFTYLRERLRTHSGIIREKKVDYLLYLLLDAIMENFYVTIESEENKVEDLINLSKTSTNPMILELVEKHRDNFNFLKRSIIPLRDSLYSIKSIKDDNIFNAIEMENYSFFDRLHQESLELLEQIEYDVTSLDSASNFYFSQQNHKMNEVMKTLTVVSVFFMPMTFIVGVYGMNFDNMPELHWKYGYFIVLGCMLVLLLGMIYYFKKKKWY is encoded by the coding sequence GTGAGAAAAATAAAATATAAAAAAGAGCGAAAAGTTCAGCCAACATTTTTAGACTATACCGGAATTCATAAACAAATCAAAACAGAGATGCAGATGTTTGTTTATGACGTGAATAATCTGACAGAATATCAAGAGTTCAAAGTAGATGATTTAGACAAATGTTTTGACACAACCCAATCAAATTGGCTCAATGTTCACGGTTTGAATGATGTTGAAGTTATTAAGTCAATAGGTGAGTATTTAAAAGTTGACAATTTTATTTTAGGAGATATTTTAAATACCACAAAACGCACCAAATTAGACGAGTATCGCGATGTACTTTTCTTTAATATCAAATCATTGTTGCCTATAGAAAACAGTGATAACATTAGTGTCGAACAAATCAGTTTTTTATTAAAGAACGGAATTTTGGTTTCTTTTCAAGAAAAGCGTGGCGATCATTTCACTTACTTGAGAGAGCGACTTAGAACGCATTCGGGTATAATTCGAGAAAAGAAAGTTGATTATCTTTTATATTTATTGCTTGATGCTATTATGGAGAATTTTTATGTGACCATAGAAAGTGAAGAGAACAAAGTAGAAGATTTAATCAACCTTTCTAAAACTAGTACCAATCCGATGATTTTGGAATTGGTTGAAAAGCATCGAGATAATTTTAATTTTTTAAAGCGATCTATAATTCCGTTGAGAGATTCATTGTATTCTATCAAGAGTATAAAAGACGACAATATTTTTAATGCAATTGAAATGGAAAATTATAGTTTTTTTGACCGTTTGCATCAAGAGAGTTTGGAATTGTTAGAGCAAATCGAATATGATGTTACTTCGTTAGACAGCGCTTCTAATTTTTATTTTTCCCAACAAAACCACAAGATGAATGAAGTCATGAAAACTTTAACTGTGGTTTCTGTATTTTTTATGCCAATGACCTTTATTGTCGGCGTTTACGGTATGAACTTCGATAATATGCCCGAACTGCATTGGAAGTATGGCTATTTTATAGTTTTAGGTTGTATGCTTGTTTTGTTGCTCGGCATGATTTACTATTTCAAAAAGAAGAAATGGTATTAA
- a CDS encoding metal-dependent hydrolase family protein — MKKLFLFTSLFFSSFLFAQQTYIQCGKLIDTKNGKVLTNKTIVVSGKTISSVEDGFLNPSDQITTVIDLKTKTVMPGWIDMHVHLEGETSPTAYLEEFTLNDADVAYNAEVLAKTTLMAGFTTVRDLGGTGVNVSLRNAINSGKITGPRIFTAEKAIGSTGGHADPTSGYRKDLMGNPGPKEGVVNSIDDAKQAVRQRYKNGADWIKITATGGVLSMAKSGSNPQFTEEEIAAIVSTAKDYGMKVAAHAHGDEGMQRAVKSGVKTIEHGTEMSEATMDLMIKNNAYLVPTITAGKEVEENAKKENYYPAIIVPKALAIGPKIQATFGKAYKRGVPIAFGTDAGVFEHGQNAKEFIYMVEAGMPIMKAIQSATVTNAMLLDMDKKIGVIEAGYLADIIATELDPTQEVSTVLNVVFVMKDGVIYKSK, encoded by the coding sequence ATGAAAAAACTGTTTCTTTTTACCTCATTATTTTTTTCCTCATTCCTTTTTGCACAACAAACTTATATTCAGTGTGGCAAGCTTATCGATACTAAAAATGGTAAAGTACTGACCAATAAAACGATTGTTGTATCCGGAAAAACCATCAGTAGTGTAGAAGATGGATTTCTCAATCCTTCAGACCAAATTACGACAGTAATCGATTTAAAAACCAAAACTGTTATGCCCGGTTGGATTGATATGCACGTGCATTTAGAAGGAGAAACCAGTCCGACAGCTTACTTGGAAGAGTTTACATTAAATGATGCAGATGTGGCTTACAATGCCGAAGTATTGGCCAAAACTACCTTAATGGCAGGTTTTACAACCGTCAGAGATTTGGGAGGAACCGGTGTTAATGTGTCTTTGCGAAATGCTATAAATAGCGGTAAGATAACCGGTCCGAGAATTTTTACAGCCGAAAAAGCCATTGGTTCTACCGGTGGTCATGCCGATCCAACTAGTGGTTATCGAAAAGATTTGATGGGCAATCCCGGTCCAAAAGAAGGTGTAGTAAATAGTATAGATGATGCCAAACAAGCGGTAAGACAACGCTATAAAAATGGTGCCGATTGGATCAAAATTACAGCCACAGGCGGTGTTTTAAGCATGGCCAAAAGTGGTTCGAATCCGCAGTTCACAGAAGAAGAAATTGCGGCTATAGTTAGTACTGCTAAAGATTACGGTATGAAAGTAGCCGCTCACGCTCATGGCGATGAAGGAATGCAAAGAGCAGTGAAATCTGGTGTTAAGACTATTGAACACGGCACAGAAATGAGTGAAGCTACTATGGATTTAATGATAAAAAACAACGCTTATTTGGTGCCAACCATCACAGCCGGAAAAGAAGTTGAAGAAAATGCAAAAAAAGAAAATTATTATCCGGCGATTATTGTTCCCAAAGCTTTAGCGATTGGACCAAAAATTCAGGCTACTTTCGGTAAAGCTTACAAAAGAGGTGTTCCTATTGCTTTTGGTACCGATGCCGGTGTATTTGAACACGGTCAAAATGCCAAAGAATTTATCTATATGGTTGAAGCCGGAATGCCCATCATGAAAGCCATTCAATCAGCAACGGTTACCAATGCCATGTTGTTGGATATGGATAAAAAAATCGGTGTTATCGAAGCGGGCTATTTGGCAGATATTATAGCAACAGAACTCGACCCAACGCAAGAGGTTAGTACGGTATTGAATGTTGTGTTTGTTATGAAAGATGGTGTTATCTATAAAAGTAAATAG
- a CDS encoding FUSC family protein → MNTQNLADLSDLELLEKIKTIKTNKRIDAVIVGFTLGIVIYSAVKNGFGFFTFFPLLITYVIVRNSANNKILEQEIQKELKSRNVNK, encoded by the coding sequence ATGAATACCCAAAACTTAGCAGATTTAAGTGATTTAGAGCTTTTGGAGAAAATAAAAACAATTAAAACCAATAAAAGAATCGATGCTGTAATTGTTGGATTTACTTTGGGAATTGTTATTTACAGTGCTGTTAAAAATGGTTTCGGATTTTTTACTTTCTTTCCGCTACTGATAACTTATGTAATTGTCAGGAATTCGGCCAATAATAAAATTTTGGAACAAGAAATACAAAAGGAATTAAAATCACGAAATGTCAATAAATAA
- a CDS encoding DEAD/DEAH box helicase, producing MLFEDLSLSNSIQRAVFEEGYTNPTPIQEKAIPIILSGKDLVGCAQTGTGKTAAFAIPIIHNLHRIVGSSKKTKQIRCLVVTPTRELAVQIGESFDTYGKYTNLRQLTIFGGVSQVPQVDQLKKGVDILIATPGRLLDLHKQGFVDFDHLHFLVLDESDLMLDMGFINDVRKIVKLVPTNRQTLLFSATMPMAIRELADTFLNQPEYVSVTPVSSTAEIIEQQIYFVDKSDKRGLLYHLIRNENLSNVLVFVRTKHGADNVVKALKKHGVNAEAIHGDKSQTARQRVLDHFKNKEISVLVATDIAARGIDIESLPYVINFDLPNIPETYVHRIGRTGRAGNGGISISFCGKDEEPYWKDIQKLIKVNVKIIKDHPFPWKDEIPNPDAKPDLRNKKKPEGQNKSRKSEGSKKNKKRWY from the coding sequence ATGTTATTCGAAGATTTATCATTATCCAACAGTATTCAAAGAGCTGTCTTTGAAGAAGGATACACCAACCCTACGCCTATTCAAGAAAAAGCGATTCCGATTATTTTATCGGGAAAAGACTTGGTAGGTTGTGCCCAAACGGGTACGGGGAAAACAGCCGCTTTTGCCATACCAATTATACACAACCTCCACAGAATAGTAGGTTCGTCTAAAAAGACCAAACAAATCCGTTGCCTTGTCGTTACACCAACTCGTGAGTTGGCCGTTCAAATCGGAGAAAGTTTTGACACTTACGGAAAGTATACTAATTTGAGACAATTAACCATATTTGGTGGTGTTTCTCAAGTGCCGCAAGTTGACCAACTTAAAAAAGGAGTCGATATTCTTATTGCTACACCGGGAAGATTGTTGGACTTACACAAACAAGGTTTTGTAGATTTTGATCACTTGCACTTTTTGGTTTTGGATGAATCCGATTTGATGCTCGATATGGGTTTTATCAATGATGTTAGAAAGATAGTGAAATTGGTGCCAACCAACAGACAAACGTTATTATTTTCGGCGACTATGCCAATGGCGATTCGCGAATTGGCGGACACATTTTTAAACCAACCCGAATATGTATCGGTAACTCCGGTTTCTTCTACGGCAGAAATTATTGAGCAGCAAATTTATTTTGTCGACAAATCAGACAAACGCGGATTGTTGTACCATTTGATACGCAATGAAAACTTGAGCAATGTATTGGTTTTTGTTCGAACCAAACACGGTGCAGATAATGTGGTTAAAGCTCTGAAAAAACACGGCGTCAATGCGGAAGCCATACACGGCGACAAATCGCAAACGGCGCGTCAAAGGGTTTTGGATCATTTTAAAAACAAAGAAATCTCCGTGTTAGTAGCAACTGATATTGCAGCGCGTGGAATTGATATTGAAAGTTTGCCTTATGTGATCAACTTTGATTTGCCAAACATTCCGGAAACCTACGTTCACCGTATCGGTAGAACCGGTCGTGCCGGAAATGGCGGCATTTCGATTTCATTTTGCGGGAAAGATGAAGAACCTTATTGGAAAGACATTCAGAAACTAATCAAGGTCAATGTAAAAATCATCAAAGACCATCCGTTTCCATGGAAAGACGAAATCCCGAATCCGGACGCTAAACCCGATTTGAGAAACAAAAAAAAGCCGGAAGGCCAAAACAAGTCGAGAAAATCAGAAGGTTCTAAGAAAAATAAAAAGCGTTGGTATTAA
- a CDS encoding response regulator: protein MNKIKHCCLFLFLLLSFCSVYSQDNSAEKEVIKKHLNQAVVDFSDANYDKALESSKQALVKAFAINDDLLIAQSYNTIGAIFNECSETAKAIEFYNKALAYAKKLNNDKMFNWIYSNLGSVYYFNDIDVPKGITYYKKALFYAIKIKDTAQIEYTKLNLASAYFAIHKYDLGNRQINDIKEQIFKKDNQEAKMSLHLLLGIYDSNNQQKAKGEEHFLTAKTIAEENGFDSFLINIYENLVRHYKQHNESAKAELYQKKLDSLNKIVYSEDKIDNLKKAATQIELQEYKIQLGKIEKENEQQQKSLKDSKLIVILFIVILIILLLLLLTLYKNIKLREQANLELTQANEALQEAKEKAEEASQLKSQFVSTITHELRTPLYGVIGITNIITDEHKELTNSPHLKSLKFSAKYLLSLVNDILQINKIEEKRVVLENLIFNLTDEITTIQNSVEYIADKNNNKLIIEIDTAIPEFLIGDKLRLSQIIMNLLSNALKFTKNGDVALIADLKEVEGSKYFIEFKVKDNGIGIAKEHQEKIFDKFVQIERKEEDYQGTGLGLSIVSRLIKLFDSEIYLESEENVGTTFTFTIGFEYDEDKSREIINNIEVDLSDSHLYNILVVEDNKINQMVTKKIIQNSNMSCTIVDDGYAAIVALERERFDLILMDINMPLINGFETTRKIREKGIDIPVIALTAFDKQEVTEEAISAGMNDIMVKPFEPSKLFQVITNNIKKKESVD from the coding sequence ATGAATAAGATTAAACACTGTTGTTTATTTTTATTTTTACTTCTTTCGTTTTGCTCCGTTTATTCGCAGGATAATAGTGCGGAAAAAGAAGTAATTAAAAAACACCTCAATCAAGCGGTTGTTGATTTTAGTGATGCCAATTATGACAAAGCACTCGAATCTTCCAAACAAGCGTTGGTAAAAGCTTTTGCCATCAATGACGACTTGCTGATTGCCCAATCCTATAACACTATCGGTGCTATTTTTAACGAATGTTCCGAAACAGCCAAAGCCATCGAGTTTTACAACAAAGCGCTTGCTTATGCTAAAAAGCTCAACAACGACAAGATGTTCAATTGGATTTACAGCAATTTGGGTAGTGTTTACTATTTCAATGATATTGATGTACCTAAAGGAATCACCTATTATAAAAAAGCCCTTTTTTATGCGATTAAAATAAAAGATACTGCCCAAATAGAATACACCAAGTTAAATTTGGCCAGTGCCTATTTTGCCATCCATAAATATGATTTAGGTAACCGCCAAATCAATGATATCAAAGAGCAGATTTTTAAAAAGGACAATCAAGAAGCCAAAATGTCGCTGCATCTTTTATTGGGAATTTACGACAGCAATAACCAGCAAAAAGCCAAAGGAGAAGAGCATTTTTTAACCGCCAAAACTATTGCAGAGGAAAATGGTTTTGATTCTTTTTTGATTAATATTTACGAGAATCTTGTCAGACATTACAAACAGCACAACGAGTCAGCAAAGGCGGAATTGTACCAAAAAAAATTAGACTCACTCAACAAGATTGTTTATTCGGAAGATAAAATAGACAACCTAAAAAAAGCCGCTACTCAAATTGAGCTGCAAGAGTATAAGATTCAGTTAGGTAAAATTGAAAAAGAGAACGAACAACAACAAAAATCACTCAAGGATTCTAAATTAATCGTAATCCTTTTTATCGTAATTCTCATTATTTTACTCTTGCTGTTGTTAACTTTATACAAGAACATCAAACTAAGAGAACAAGCCAATTTAGAATTAACGCAAGCCAACGAAGCTTTGCAAGAAGCCAAAGAAAAAGCCGAAGAAGCCTCGCAACTCAAGTCTCAGTTTGTTTCCACCATCACGCACGAATTGCGAACGCCTTTGTATGGTGTTATCGGAATTACCAATATTATCACTGATGAGCACAAGGAGTTGACCAACAGTCCGCATCTGAAATCATTAAAGTTTTCAGCCAAGTATTTGTTATCGCTGGTTAATGACATTCTTCAAATCAATAAAATAGAAGAAAAAAGAGTGGTTTTAGAGAATTTAATTTTCAACCTCACCGATGAAATCACCACCATACAAAATTCGGTTGAATACATCGCTGACAAAAATAACAACAAACTAATCATTGAGATTGACACGGCGATACCGGAGTTTTTAATTGGTGACAAACTTCGACTTTCTCAGATTATTATGAATTTGCTCAGCAATGCGCTAAAGTTTACCAAGAATGGTGATGTAGCACTTATTGCTGACTTGAAAGAAGTAGAAGGAAGCAAGTATTTTATCGAATTCAAAGTCAAAGACAACGGCATTGGAATCGCAAAAGAGCACCAAGAAAAAATCTTTGATAAGTTTGTGCAAATCGAACGCAAAGAAGAAGATTACCAAGGCACAGGTTTAGGATTGTCTATAGTGTCCAGATTGATAAAGCTTTTTGACAGTGAGATTTATTTGGAAAGTGAAGAAAATGTTGGGACAACTTTTACTTTTACTATCGGTTTTGAATATGATGAGGACAAGTCCAGAGAAATTATCAATAATATAGAAGTTGATTTATCCGATAGTCATTTGTATAATATATTGGTTGTTGAAGACAATAAAATCAACCAAATGGTGACCAAAAAAATCATCCAAAACAGCAATATGAGTTGTACCATAGTTGATGATGGTTACGCAGCCATTGTGGCTTTGGAAAGAGAAAGATTCGATTTGATTTTAATGGATATCAATATGCCGCTGATTAACGGATTTGAAACCACCAGAAAAATTAGAGAAAAAGGAATCGATATTCCGGTGATTGCTTTGACTGCTTTTGACAAGCAAGAAGTAACCGAGGAAGCCATTTCGGCCGGGATGAATGACATTATGGTCAAACCTTTCGAACCCTCAAAGTTATTCCAGGTGATTACTAATAACATCAAAAAGAAAGAAAGCGTTGACTAA
- a CDS encoding CAL67264 family membrane protein, whose protein sequence is MAMNKNTVLGWATFIMIIMGLLLIALGAFRYDETAGWGFGAVGVGFLANAWVFSSLKGRV, encoded by the coding sequence ATGGCAATGAATAAAAATACCGTTTTGGGTTGGGCTACTTTTATAATGATAATTATGGGATTATTACTAATTGCCCTTGGCGCATTTCGCTACGATGAAACAGCCGGTTGGGGTTTTGGTGCCGTGGGAGTTGGCTTTTTAGCCAATGCTTGGGTTTTCAGTTCACTCAAAGGAAGAGTTTAA
- a CDS encoding formimidoylglutamase, whose translation MERLIPFTITDLAKVTNHRSGEVKFGEKMLTIPKGENPIDFLKRCEAKYVLVGIPEDVGVRANFGRPGAASAWQSAISSIANIQHNRFCKGSQIVVLGKLDVSTEMQEAKELDFHKTADRKLLSTLVEKIDKEVVHIVTTIIKCGKTPIIIGGGHNNAYGNIKGTALGLGKPINAVNFDAHSDFRILEGRHSGNGFSYAYEEGFLKKYFIFGLHENYTSKNVIDILKKMEDRVNYNTYDEIKVRQQKNFQQELNTAYDFIKNDAYGIEIDLDALPNIASSAMTMSGFSIEELRQFVSFFGKNKNAAYMHICEGAPDLGEEKNNHLIGKLIGYLVTDFIKSRKELI comes from the coding sequence ATGGAAAGATTAATTCCTTTCACAATAACAGATTTGGCCAAGGTTACCAATCACAGAAGTGGCGAAGTAAAGTTTGGCGAAAAAATGTTAACCATTCCCAAAGGCGAAAATCCAATTGATTTTTTGAAAAGATGCGAAGCCAAATATGTATTGGTCGGAATTCCGGAAGATGTTGGTGTTCGCGCCAATTTTGGTCGTCCCGGTGCCGCATCAGCATGGCAAAGCGCTATCAGTAGTATTGCCAACATTCAGCACAACCGATTTTGCAAAGGAAGTCAAATTGTAGTGTTGGGAAAACTCGATGTGTCGACAGAAATGCAAGAAGCCAAAGAACTTGACTTTCACAAAACCGCCGATAGAAAATTACTAAGTACACTAGTTGAAAAAATTGACAAAGAAGTAGTTCATATTGTTACCACCATCATCAAATGCGGTAAAACTCCGATTATCATTGGCGGCGGACACAATAATGCCTATGGAAATATAAAAGGTACGGCTTTAGGATTGGGAAAACCCATCAATGCTGTCAATTTTGATGCGCACTCCGATTTCAGAATTCTTGAAGGAAGACACAGTGGTAACGGTTTTTCTTATGCGTATGAAGAAGGATTTTTGAAGAAGTATTTCATCTTTGGATTACACGAAAACTACACTTCCAAGAATGTAATTGATATACTGAAAAAAATGGAAGATCGTGTGAATTATAATACTTATGACGAAATAAAAGTACGCCAACAAAAAAACTTCCAACAAGAACTGAATACCGCTTACGATTTTATTAAAAACGATGCTTACGGTATTGAAATTGATTTAGATGCTTTACCCAATATCGCCAGCAGCGCTATGACCATGAGCGGTTTTTCTATTGAAGAATTGCGGCAGTTTGTATCGTTCTTCGGCAAAAATAAAAATGCAGCTTACATGCATATTTGCGAAGGCGCACCCGATTTAGGCGAAGAAAAAAACAACCATCTTATCGGAAAATTGATTGGCTATTTAGTGACTGATTTTATCAAGTCGAGAAAGGAATTGATATAA